From a region of the Salminus brasiliensis chromosome 4, fSalBra1.hap2, whole genome shotgun sequence genome:
- the ogfrl1 gene encoding opioid growth factor receptor-like protein 1, whose protein sequence is MGNLMGGLRYKEPSTVEECDSTWETDSESEEQPQGAEEDSGISDSPSGEQMDSFQQFDDTAESSTKMKRSFYAAKDLYKYRHSYPNYKEPRQPNEYRNLRFYLNKIPLVPDGIYIEEILTKWKGDYDKLEHNHTYIQWLFPLREQGLNFYAQELTQDEIKEFQNTREAKRRFLLAYTIMLDFFGIKLLDKNGNVTRAGNWQDRFQHLNESQHNYLRITRILKSLGELGFESFKPPLVHLLLQEALVKGTLPNMRHSALEYFVYTVRAHGQRRALLRFAQRHYQPPENFIWGPPKKRRLPGEHRSTSKARSPNQGSPNSPRAEKGEPEGMEAGDWRTAKLPRTFLESRELVDIEEYIETVPL, encoded by the exons ATGGGCAATCTGATGGGCGGCCTGAGGTACAAGGAGCCAAGCACCGTGGAGGAGTGCGACTCGACATGGGAGACGGACTCGGAGAGTGAGGAGCAGCCGCAGGGAGCAGAGGAGGACAGCGGTATCTCCGACAGCCCGAGCGGCgagcagatggacagctttcAGCAG tttgaTGACACAGCTGAGTCTTCCACTAAGATGAAAAGGAGCTTTTATGCTGCCAAGGACCTGTACAAGTACCGGCATAGTTATCCG AATTACAAAGAACCCCGGCAGCCAAATGAGTATCGCAATCTGAGGTTCTACCTGAACAAGATTCCTCTGGTTCCAGACG GGATCTACATCGAAGAGATCCTCACGAAATGGAAAGGAGACTATGACAAGCTTGAGCACAATCACACCTATATTCAATG GCTCTTCCCACTCAGGGAGCAAGGCCTCAATTTCTATGCCCAGGAACTCACTCAGGACGAGATTAAG GAATTCCAAAACACTCGAGAAGCTAAGCGTCGCTTCTTGCTTGCATACACCATCATGTTGGACTTCTTTGGGATCAAACTCCTagataaaaatggaaatgtgaCCCGTGCTGGAAACTGGCAGGACCGCTTCCAGCACTTGAACGA gtctCAGCACAACTACCTGCGAATCACACGGATCCTGAAGAGTCTTGGCGAGCTGGGCTTCGAGAGCTTCAAGCCCCCTTTGGTGCATCTGCTGCTGCAGGAGGCTCTGGTGAAGGGCACACTGCCCAACATGCGTCACAGCGCACTGGAGTACTTTGTGTACACAGTGCGGGCACATGGCCAGAGACGTGCCCTGCTGCGATTCGCCCAACGCCACTACCAGCCCCCCGAGAACTTCATCTGGGGACCCCCTAAGAAAAGACGTCTGCCAGGGGAGCATCGGAGCACAAGTAAAGCTAGATCTCCTAACCAGGGAAGTCCAAACAGCCCCAGGGCAGAGAAGGGAGAGCCAGAGGGGATGGAAGCAGGGGACTGGAGGACAGCAAAGCTTCCCAGAACGTTTCTAGAGAGCCGGGAATTGGTAGACATAGAGGAATACATTGAAACTGTCCCACTATAA